The following are encoded together in the Thermoanaerobaculia bacterium genome:
- a CDS encoding isoprenylcysteine carboxylmethyltransferase family protein has protein sequence MTPGRRRLIAALYGLAAHGIFVAGVGAMVLNLHQGMRFSIGTAHGAAAWLANALLIFQFPILHSFLLGRRGGALLARLAPGGLGGALSTTTFAAIAAVQIALTFLLWSPSGIVWWEPHGAAALVSNGLYAASWIFLLKALYDAGFPLQTGSLGWTAVWRGEKPVYGSFPTGGLYRWTRQPVYLGFALTLWTGPVWTPDRMALALLWTTYCVVGPRLKERRYLRRHGESFRRFQAEVPYMVPGRRKTA, from the coding sequence ATGACTCCGGGACGGCGGCGGCTCATCGCCGCGCTCTACGGCCTCGCCGCCCACGGCATCTTCGTGGCCGGCGTCGGCGCGATGGTACTGAATCTCCATCAGGGCATGCGGTTCTCCATCGGCACTGCGCACGGCGCCGCCGCCTGGCTGGCGAACGCCCTGCTGATCTTCCAGTTCCCGATCCTGCACTCCTTCCTCCTCGGCCGGCGCGGTGGGGCGCTCCTTGCTCGCCTCGCCCCGGGCGGGCTCGGTGGGGCGCTTTCGACCACGACCTTCGCCGCCATCGCCGCGGTCCAGATCGCCCTGACGTTCCTCCTCTGGTCGCCCTCCGGCATCGTCTGGTGGGAACCGCACGGCGCGGCAGCCCTCGTGAGCAACGGCCTCTACGCGGCGAGCTGGATCTTCCTGTTGAAGGCCCTCTACGATGCCGGGTTCCCGCTGCAGACCGGTTCGCTGGGTTGGACGGCAGTGTGGCGGGGCGAGAAGCCGGTCTACGGTTCGTTTCCCACCGGCGGTCTCTACCGGTGGACGCGGCAGCCGGTCTATCTCGGCTTCGCCCTGACCCTCTGGACCGGCCCGGTCTGGACACCCGACCGGATGGCGCTCGCTCTCCTGTGGACGACCTACTGCGTCGTCGGCCCGCGGCTCAAGGAGCGCCGCTACCTGCGCCGCCACGGCGAGAGCTTTCGCCGCTTTC